The Carassius gibelio isolate Cgi1373 ecotype wild population from Czech Republic chromosome B22, carGib1.2-hapl.c, whole genome shotgun sequence genome window below encodes:
- the glis2a gene encoding zinc finger protein GLIS2 produces the protein MLSLDEPLDLKIPSGRDRTLRTSICAPLHFSRARISRALHKAKSPDAADKDMSDSSSSMVVDLSLSPSSSPSPPSPIDSGASWSPTAPLLASESESTMYHEDSSSPPPGFQFFLPIGAEGPLRLPSSMLIGQHSPEPSSDEQLACRWLKCHLLFESLQDLVDHVNDSHVKPEKNSGYCCHWEGCARKGRGFNARYKMLIHIRTHTNEKPHHCPTCHKSFSRLENLKIHTRSHTGEKPYICPYEGCNKRYSNSSDRFKHTRTHYVDKPYCCKMVGCLKRYTDPSSLRKHIKAHGHAVVQERAAQPRTSRLESDGASLMDGRRIDRSYPGGARFVLPGAATTLFGAHAFAGALGNYPLDLSRLSPLLGAGPVLYPSSGALGLGKVPILHPLLLPPFGLGVGQAERAVEEEDDVDDEDEGRMGAGRGPHSWVVIPPGMLFLKQMAST, from the exons ATGCTGTCGCTGGACGAGCCCCTGGACTTGAAGATACCCTCTGGCCGTGACAGGACACTCAGAACGTCCATCTGTGCCCCACTGCACTTTTCTCGGGCTCGAATATCCCGCGCATTGCACAAGGCCAAAAGCCCTG ATGCAGCTGACAAGGACATGTCAGATTCTTCATCGTCCATGGTGGTAGATCTGAGTCTGTCTCCATCTTCCTCTCCCTCACCACCCTCTCCCATAGACAGCGGCGCTAGCTGGAGTCCCACAGCGCCTCTTTTGGCCTCG GAATCTGAAAGCACCATGTACCACGAGGAcagctcctctcctcctccaggTTTTCAGTTCTTTCTGCCGATTGGTGCAGAGGGTCCCCTGCGCCTGCCCTCCTCGATGCTGATTGGGCAGCACTCCCCTGAGCCCTCGAGCGATGAACAGCTGGCCTGCCGCTGGCTAAAA tgccatctgctgttcgAGAGCCTGCAGGATCTGGTGGACCATGTGAATGACTCGCATGTGAAACCAGAGAAGAATTCAGGATACTGCTGCCACTGGGAGGGCTGTGCGCGCAAAGGAAGAGGCTTTAATGCCAG GTACAAGATGCTGATTCATATCCGTACTCATACCAACGAGAAACCTCATCACTGCCCTACCTGCCACAAGAGCTTCTCACGCCTGGAGAACCTGAAAATACACACCCGATCACACACAG GAGAGAAGCCGTACATCTGTCCTTACGAAGGCTGCAACAAGCGCTACTCGAACTCCAGCGACCGCTTcaaacacacgcgcacacactatGTGGATAAACCCTACTGCTGCAAAATGGTGGGCTGTCTGAAGCGCTACACTGACCCCAGCTCTCTCCGCAAGCACATCAAGGCCCACGGCCACGCCGTAGTGCAGGAACGCGCCGCCCAGCCCAGAACCAGCAGGCTGGAATCAGATGGTGCCTCATTGATGGATGGCCGACGGATCGATCGTTCTTACCCAGGAGGGGCTCGTTTCGTCTTACCGGGTGCGGCGACAACCTTATTTGGGGCTCACGCCTTCGCCGGGGCCCTTGGCAATTACCCCCTGGATCTGTCAAGGCTCAGTCCACTTTTAGGAGCCGGGCCGGTGCTGTACCCCAGCTCTGGTGCTCTTGGGCTTGGGAAGGTGCCTATCCTGCACCCTTTGTTGTTGCCGCCATTCGGGCTCGGAGTGGGTCAGGCTGAAAGAGCAGTTGAGGAAGaagatgatgttgatgatgaagatgaaggcaGGATGGGAGCAGGACGGGGTCCTCATTCATGGGTCGTGATTCCTCCCGGCATGCTGTTCTTGAAACAGATGGCAAGCACGTAA
- the LOC127988339 gene encoding beta-1,3-galactosyltransferase 1-like yields MEAKHLNRNGWKSLGADKAPCRCHIKTGFFLLLTLVFLVTAITYVSEFSFNAVFPDTLSKKVLNQIRSYYVATEYLSARENQTTFLTNNSVQQSPTQTTTLSVNHHVAHPSNYHFILDEPDKCSQWDPFLVLMVPVAPHQLEARNAIRSTWGNESSVQGKAVLTLFLVGLTGGSEAQQQLEEESRQHRDLLQSNFVDSYFNLTIKTMVIMDWLATRCPQAAYAMKVDSDMYINLENLMTLLLSTNTPRQNYITGYLMWDRPVVRDKNSKWYVAEELYPEQKYPTYLQGMGYVFSNDLPEKLVEASKEIKPFNIEDAYVGACLKQLGIVPSFPPDPSQFKAYMWQYKREDFLSVITTILSSPQQLKDIWKDLKRPSIKQIRME; encoded by the exons ATGGAGGCGAAACACTTAAACAGAAATGGCTGGAAAAG TTTAGGTGCAGATAAAGCTCCATGCAGGTGTCACATTAAAACAGGATTCTTTCTGCTACTTACATTAGTGTTCTTAGTGACTGCCATTACTTACGTCTCTGAATTCTCTTTCAATGCTGTGTTCCCTGACACCTTGTCTAAAAAAGTGCTGAATCAGATACGCTCCTACTATGTGGCGACTGAATACCTGTCTGCCAGAGAAAAtcaaacaacatttttaacaaacaACAGTGTCCAACAGAGTCCTACACAAACCACAACCTTGTCTGTGAATCATCATGTGGCTCATCCAAGCAACTATCATTTCATCCTAGATGAACCTGATAAATGTAGTCAGTGGGATCCGTTCTTGGTCTTGATGGTCCCTGTGGCCCCCCATCAGCTGGAGGCTCGTAACGCCATCCGCAGCACATGGGGGAATGAAAGCTCAGTGCAGGGAAAAGCAGTGCTGACTCTGTTCTTGGTGGGTTTGACTGGAGGATCTGAAGCTCAACAGCAGCTGGAGGAAGAGAGTCGACAACACAGAGATTTACTGCAGAGCAACTTTGTGGACTCCTACTTCAATCTGACCATAAAGACCATGGTGATCATGGACTGGCTGGCCACTCGTTGTCCTCAAGCAGCTTATGCTATGAAGGTTGATTCTGATATGTACATAAACCTGGAGAACCTGATGACCCTGCTGTTGTCAACCAACACGCCCAGACAGAACTACATCACAGGGTATTTGATGTGGGACCGGCCTGTCGTCAGAGACAAAAACTCTAAATGGTACGTGGCAGAGGAATTGTACCCTGAACAGAAATACCCCACATACCTGCAGGGAATGGGATATGTTTTCTCCAATGACTTGCCAGAAAAATTAGTTGAGGCTTCCAAGGAAATAAAGCCCTTTAACATAGAAGATGCATATGTGGGTGCTTGTCTGAAACAGTTGGGCATTGTACCCTCATTTCCCCCAGACCCTTCTCAATTTAAAGCCTATATGTGGCAATATAAGCGAGAGGATTTTCTCAGTGTTATTACAACAATCCTGAGTTCCCCACAGCAGCTAAAAGATATTTGGAAGGATCTAAAGAGGCCCTCCATAAAACAAATCAGAATGGAATAA
- the LOC127988421 gene encoding sarcalumenin-like isoform X2, producing MRLFLPVCCLLPLLALATADAVESESEPLVPFQLKSEGELFNCCDGTEDLSQSSSNDTPAPNRPVCQPCGTGAHIDTTAEDVSSEDQEEEVASEEKSEELNQGETSSEEIFEEEAAEEEAEVELDESNEAVEEEVLEEALEDVKVEEISEVDSDVESQIVDEESVEEGDEEDSQTHDEIGEEEEVLQTEDEAGEEEELAQTEEEVVEEEEVLQTEDEAGEEEELAQTEEEVIEEEVVLQTEEPVEVISEEVTEEESEEEEVVTEEEGAPEVVEEEQSVEEPEAFEEMVEAEAAEELVADVVEVAQEESEELVEPTLEQVQDDVSTPAEQTTVEEVSDDVPAAKASAKVEKKKPSGPTKRDQSHIEETLRLATAEPSREFVDALRKLQHVYNTAIKPMDKAYKYNELRQHEVSDAEITSKPMVLFLGPWSVGKSSMINYLLGLDDTSQQLYTGAEPTTSEYTVLMHGEKFRTIEGIVMAADSSRSFSPLERFGQGFLEKLVGIEMPHKLLERVTFVDTPGIIENRKQQERGYPYSEVCQWFIDRADLIFLVFDPTKLDVGLELEMLFRQMKGRESQIRIILNKADSLTTQDLMRVYGALFWSMAPLINVTEPPRVYVSSFWPQDYAPDTNRDLFKREEISLLEDLNQVIENQLENKIAFIRQHGIRVRIHALLVDRYLQTYYEKLGWFSDPHEVFNDIVSDPDKFYIFKSILAKTNVSKFDLPEPEAYRDFFGVNPPSGFKLLSSYCGWSGGCLLEKIEKAITDELPALLSSLAEKREAKAEAAAETKERPPNRWRRQ from the exons ATGAGACTTTTCCTCCCCGTCTGCTGCCTGCTGCCTCTTCTGGCGCTCGCCACTGCAG ATGCAGTGGAGTCTGAGAGTGAGCCGCTTGTGCCATTCCAGCTGAAGTCTGAAGGCGAGCTGTTCAACTGCTGTGATGGCACAGAGGATCTAAGCCAGAGCTCCTCCAATGATACTCCTGCACCAAACAGACCTGTGTGCCAACCCTGTGGCACTGGTGCACACATTGACACCACGGCAGAAGATGTCAGCTCTGAGGATCAAGAGGAAGAGGTTGCTTCAGAAGAGAAATCTGAAGAGTTGAATCAAGGGGAGACCTCTTCTGAAGAGATATTTGAAGAGGAGGCAGCTGAAGAAGAGGCAGAAGTTGAGTTAGATGAATCTAATGAAGCGGTGGAGGAGGAAGTTCTTGAGGAGGCACTTGAAGACGTGAAGGTGGAGGAGATCTCAGAGGTAGACAGTGATGTAGAGTCACAAATAGTTGATGAGGAATCTGTGGAAGAAGGTGACGAGGAAGATTCTCAGACCCATGACGAGATAGGTGAGGAAGAGGAGGTTCTTCAGACTGAAGATGAAGCAGGTGAAGAAGAGGAACTTGCTCAGACTGAAGAGGAGGTAGTTGAGGAAGAGGAGGTTCTTCAGACTGAAGATGAAGCAG GTGAAGAAGAGGAACTTGCTCAGACTGAGGAGGAGGTAATTGAGGAAGAGGTAGTTCTTCAAACTGAAGAGCCAGTGGAAGTGATATCAGAAGAAGTAACGGAGGAAGAATCTGAAGAAGAGGAAGTTGTAACAGAGGAAGAAGGAGCTCCTGAGGTTGTGGAAGAAGAACAATCTGTTGAAGAACCAGAAGCCTTTGAAGAAATGGTGGAAGCGGAAGCAGCTGAGGAACTAGTTGCAGATGTTGTTGAAGTAGCACAAGAGGAAAGTGAAGAGCTTGTGGAACCAACTCTTGAACAGGTTCAAGACGATGTTTCTACACCTGCTGAACAAACAACAGTGGAAGAAGTGTCAGATGATGTACCAGCAGCCAAAGCCTCTGCGAAAG tggagaaaaaaaaaccctcaggTCCTACCAAAAGAGATCAGTCTCACATCGAAGAGACGCTGCGTCTGGCAACAGCTGAACCTTCACGGGAATTCGTCG ATGCTCTGAGGAAGCTGCAGCATGTCTACAACACTGCAATTAAACCCATGGACAAGGCCTATAAATACAATGAGCTCCGGCAGCATGAAGTGTCAG ATGCAGAGATCACCTCTAAGCCCATGGTCTTGTTCCTGGGTCCTTGGAGCGTTGGCAAGTCTTCCATGATCAATTATCTTCTAGGTCTTGATGACACTTCACAGCAGCTTTACACTG GGGCTGAGCCCACAACGTCGGAGTACACTGTACTGATGCACGGTGAGAAGTTTCGCACCATTGAGGGCATTGTGATGGCGGCAGACAGTTCCCGCTCTTTCTCACCGCTAGAGAGGTTCGGTCAGGGGTTTCTGGAAAAGCTGGTGGGAATCGAGATGCCGCACAAACTCCTGGAGCGTGTCACCTTTGTCGACACACCTGGAATCATTGAGAACCGCAAACAACAAGAGAGAG GGTACCCCTACAGTGAAGTGTGCCAGTGGTTTATCGACCGTGCTGATCTCATCTTCCTGGTGTTTGACCCAACCAAGCTGGACGTCGGTTTAGAACTAGAAATGCTGTTCAGACAGATGAAGGGCCGCGAGTCACAGATCCGAATCATCCTCAATAAGGCTGACAGTTTAACCACCCAGGACCTAATGCGTGTGTACGGCGCCCTCTTCTGGAGCATGGCACCCCTGATTAACGTGACAGAGCCACCACGTGTCTACGTGAGCTCATTTTGGCCGCAGGATTACGCTCCTGACACCAACAGAGATCTGTTTAAGCGTGAGGAGATCTCTCTGCTGGAGGACCTAAACCAGGTCATCGAAAACCAGCTGGAAAACAAAATCGCCTTCATTCGGCAGCACGGCATCCGTGTGCGCATCCACGCCCTCCTGGTCGACCGCTATCTGCAGACTTACTATGAGAAGCTGGGCTGGTTTAGTGACCCACATGAGGTCTTCAACGATATTGTGAGCGACCCTGACAAATTCTACATCTTCAAGTCCATTCTGGCCAAGACCAATGTGAGTAAGTTCGACTTGCCAGAACCAGAGGCCTATCGGGACTTCTTCGGAGTCAATCCCCCCAGCGGCTTTAAGCTCCTCTCCTCATACTGCGGCTGGTCAGGCGGATGCCTGCTGGAGAAGATCGAGAAGGCCATCACAGATGAGCTGCCGGCTTTGCTCAGCAGTCTGGCAGAGAAACGGGAAGCCAAGGCCGAAGCAGCGGCAGAAACCAAGGAGAGACCCCCAAACCGGTGGAGGAGACAGTAA
- the LOC127988421 gene encoding sarcalumenin-like isoform X1 yields MRLFLPVCCLLPLLALATADAVESESEPLVPFQLKSEGELFNCCDGTEDLSQSSSNDTPAPNRPVCQPCGTGAHIDTTAEDVSSEDQEEEVASEEKSEELNQGETSSEEIFEEEAAEEEAEVELDESNEAVEEEVLEEALEDVKVEEISEVDSDVESQIVDEESVEEGDEEDSQTHDEIGEEEEVLQTEDEAGEEEELAQTEEEVVEEEEVLQTEDEAGEEEELAQTEEEVVEEEEVLRTEDEAGEEEELAQTEEEVIEEEVVLQTEEPVEVISEEVTEEESEEEEVVTEEEGAPEVVEEEQSVEEPEAFEEMVEAEAAEELVADVVEVAQEESEELVEPTLEQVQDDVSTPAEQTTVEEVSDDVPAAKASAKVEKKKPSGPTKRDQSHIEETLRLATAEPSREFVDALRKLQHVYNTAIKPMDKAYKYNELRQHEVSDAEITSKPMVLFLGPWSVGKSSMINYLLGLDDTSQQLYTGAEPTTSEYTVLMHGEKFRTIEGIVMAADSSRSFSPLERFGQGFLEKLVGIEMPHKLLERVTFVDTPGIIENRKQQERGYPYSEVCQWFIDRADLIFLVFDPTKLDVGLELEMLFRQMKGRESQIRIILNKADSLTTQDLMRVYGALFWSMAPLINVTEPPRVYVSSFWPQDYAPDTNRDLFKREEISLLEDLNQVIENQLENKIAFIRQHGIRVRIHALLVDRYLQTYYEKLGWFSDPHEVFNDIVSDPDKFYIFKSILAKTNVSKFDLPEPEAYRDFFGVNPPSGFKLLSSYCGWSGGCLLEKIEKAITDELPALLSSLAEKREAKAEAAAETKERPPNRWRRQ; encoded by the exons ATGAGACTTTTCCTCCCCGTCTGCTGCCTGCTGCCTCTTCTGGCGCTCGCCACTGCAG ATGCAGTGGAGTCTGAGAGTGAGCCGCTTGTGCCATTCCAGCTGAAGTCTGAAGGCGAGCTGTTCAACTGCTGTGATGGCACAGAGGATCTAAGCCAGAGCTCCTCCAATGATACTCCTGCACCAAACAGACCTGTGTGCCAACCCTGTGGCACTGGTGCACACATTGACACCACGGCAGAAGATGTCAGCTCTGAGGATCAAGAGGAAGAGGTTGCTTCAGAAGAGAAATCTGAAGAGTTGAATCAAGGGGAGACCTCTTCTGAAGAGATATTTGAAGAGGAGGCAGCTGAAGAAGAGGCAGAAGTTGAGTTAGATGAATCTAATGAAGCGGTGGAGGAGGAAGTTCTTGAGGAGGCACTTGAAGACGTGAAGGTGGAGGAGATCTCAGAGGTAGACAGTGATGTAGAGTCACAAATAGTTGATGAGGAATCTGTGGAAGAAGGTGACGAGGAAGATTCTCAGACCCATGACGAGATAGGTGAGGAAGAGGAGGTTCTTCAGACTGAAGATGAAGCAGGTGAAGAAGAGGAACTTGCTCAGACTGAAGAGGAGGTAGTTGAGGAAGAGGAGGTTCTTCAGACTGAAGATGAAGCAGGTGAAGAAGAGGAACTTGCTCAGACTGAAGAGGAGGTAGTTGAGGAAGAGGAGGTTCTTCGGACTGAAGATGAAGCAGGTGAAGAAGAGGAACTTGCTCAGACTGAGGAGGAGGTAATTGAGGAAGAGGTAGTTCTTCAAACTGAAGAGCCAGTGGAAGTGATATCAGAAGAAGTAACGGAGGAAGAATCTGAAGAAGAGGAAGTTGTAACAGAGGAAGAAGGAGCTCCTGAGGTTGTGGAAGAAGAACAATCTGTTGAAGAACCAGAAGCCTTTGAAGAAATGGTGGAAGCGGAAGCAGCTGAGGAACTAGTTGCAGATGTTGTTGAAGTAGCACAAGAGGAAAGTGAAGAGCTTGTGGAACCAACTCTTGAACAGGTTCAAGACGATGTTTCTACACCTGCTGAACAAACAACAGTGGAAGAAGTGTCAGATGATGTACCAGCAGCCAAAGCCTCTGCGAAAG tggagaaaaaaaaaccctcaggTCCTACCAAAAGAGATCAGTCTCACATCGAAGAGACGCTGCGTCTGGCAACAGCTGAACCTTCACGGGAATTCGTCG ATGCTCTGAGGAAGCTGCAGCATGTCTACAACACTGCAATTAAACCCATGGACAAGGCCTATAAATACAATGAGCTCCGGCAGCATGAAGTGTCAG ATGCAGAGATCACCTCTAAGCCCATGGTCTTGTTCCTGGGTCCTTGGAGCGTTGGCAAGTCTTCCATGATCAATTATCTTCTAGGTCTTGATGACACTTCACAGCAGCTTTACACTG GGGCTGAGCCCACAACGTCGGAGTACACTGTACTGATGCACGGTGAGAAGTTTCGCACCATTGAGGGCATTGTGATGGCGGCAGACAGTTCCCGCTCTTTCTCACCGCTAGAGAGGTTCGGTCAGGGGTTTCTGGAAAAGCTGGTGGGAATCGAGATGCCGCACAAACTCCTGGAGCGTGTCACCTTTGTCGACACACCTGGAATCATTGAGAACCGCAAACAACAAGAGAGAG GGTACCCCTACAGTGAAGTGTGCCAGTGGTTTATCGACCGTGCTGATCTCATCTTCCTGGTGTTTGACCCAACCAAGCTGGACGTCGGTTTAGAACTAGAAATGCTGTTCAGACAGATGAAGGGCCGCGAGTCACAGATCCGAATCATCCTCAATAAGGCTGACAGTTTAACCACCCAGGACCTAATGCGTGTGTACGGCGCCCTCTTCTGGAGCATGGCACCCCTGATTAACGTGACAGAGCCACCACGTGTCTACGTGAGCTCATTTTGGCCGCAGGATTACGCTCCTGACACCAACAGAGATCTGTTTAAGCGTGAGGAGATCTCTCTGCTGGAGGACCTAAACCAGGTCATCGAAAACCAGCTGGAAAACAAAATCGCCTTCATTCGGCAGCACGGCATCCGTGTGCGCATCCACGCCCTCCTGGTCGACCGCTATCTGCAGACTTACTATGAGAAGCTGGGCTGGTTTAGTGACCCACATGAGGTCTTCAACGATATTGTGAGCGACCCTGACAAATTCTACATCTTCAAGTCCATTCTGGCCAAGACCAATGTGAGTAAGTTCGACTTGCCAGAACCAGAGGCCTATCGGGACTTCTTCGGAGTCAATCCCCCCAGCGGCTTTAAGCTCCTCTCCTCATACTGCGGCTGGTCAGGCGGATGCCTGCTGGAGAAGATCGAGAAGGCCATCACAGATGAGCTGCCGGCTTTGCTCAGCAGTCTGGCAGAGAAACGGGAAGCCAAGGCCGAAGCAGCGGCAGAAACCAAGGAGAGACCCCCAAACCGGTGGAGGAGACAGTAA